A single window of Sphingobacteriales bacterium DNA harbors:
- a CDS encoding ATP-dependent Clp protease adaptor ClpS, translated as MSKYNTIRNLTEVKENPELDVDILTEVDLGWQLVVHNDDVNTFEWVIESLVDICRHTSEQAEQCAYFIHFKGKYAVKHGTETELIPMKEALLDRGITATIESNA; from the coding sequence ATGAGCAAGTACAATACTATACGAAACCTAACTGAAGTAAAAGAAAATCCAGAACTTGATGTAGATATTCTAACAGAAGTAGACTTAGGTTGGCAACTCGTAGTACACAATGATGATGTAAATACTTTTGAATGGGTGATAGAATCATTAGTAGATATTTGCAGACATACATCTGAACAAGCTGAACAATGTGCTTATTTCATACATTTTAAAGGGAAATACGCTGTTAAACATGGTACAGAAACAGAGCTTATTCCAATGAAAGAAGCTTTATTGGATAGAGGAATTACAGCAACAATCGAATCAAACGCATAA